ATTCCGAACCGCACATGAAATTGTAGGTGAGTTAGTTAAAAATTGTTCTGCCAAAGGTTATGATTTGTTTAACATTCCAAGTGGGGAAAGGGGCCAAATCCACGCCGTGCTTACTGATCCAGGATATGAAGCTGCCATTTCGCTCGAAACATCTTGTGACAAAAAAGATGTGATGGGAGGAACTGCATTCCCTCGTCAAAAAGAACAAATCAAACGTGCCAAGGCAAAAGTAAACGAATTGACCAAAAAGCTAAAATCGATAGAATCTAAGGTTAAAAAGTAAATATGAATTCAAAGTTGATCCATAAAGTAGTTTTCTTCTCCATTCTCTTTTTGTTTGTTTCGCAAACCATCCAATGTAGTGAGCAAAGATTTAAAAAGATCACCTATGAACCGATTTCGTATTCGCCTACAAAGGTCATTGTCAAACGACAAGATGTAACCTCAGTCAAACTTCCTGAGAAACCTGCTATTTATGCGGTATTCAATACCAGCGTCGGGGATTTAGTTTTGGAACTTTATGATACAGCGGCTCCTAAAACTGTTCAGAATTTTATCGATTTGGCCCAAGGGGAAAAAGAATTCCGAACAGACAAAGGATCCGAAAGAAGACCATTTTATGATGGCCTTAAATTCCACCGTGTGATCGAAAATTTTATGGCACAAGGCGGATGTCCTAGGGGAGACGGAACAGGTGGTCCTGGATACCAAACAGAAGATGAAATCAATGCCAAGGCCTTAGGTTTAGACAAACTTAAAATCAAAGATGCCCCCCAATACCAGTCTCAATTGCAAAGGGCAGTCCTTGCGGAATTTAAAATCCAATCCAGGGCCGAGTTTGAGGAAAAACGAACTGAGGTGGAAAAGGCTTACCAAGAAGCAATGGAATTGCCTGTGTTAGAAGTATTACACCGAGTGGGATATAGGTATAACGAAGTCCTTCCGAGTAAAAAAGCCCTACGCGGGTCATTGGCTATGGCTAATGCAGGGCCCAATACCAACGGATCACAATTTTTTATCAACCAAGTGGACACTCCCCATTTGGACGGACTCCATACTGTATTTGGATTTTTGGTTTCGGGATATGATGTCCTTGACCGAATCATTGAAAAAGGAAACTTGCAGACAACCATTCGTAAAGTTGTTATCATAGACAAACGCCAATGAACTACTTAGAAGGAATTGAAGTCATACAGAAATATACATCTGGTTCTTCCGTGGAACCAGTGTTAAAATTTATTATGACAGTTCCTCATAATGAAGAAGCCTTTGCGAACGCACTGGATGAAATCGGGGGAATCAATCGTTATCCCGATACCTTTGTGGGTCTTCTTAGTTTTATTAGTTTCATCCTGGGCCAAAAGTCAAAAATGAACCAACTTTATGAAACGGCCCTGGAACGATACGAATCCTTAAACCAGGTCACAGCCAAACGCAGACCAACCGACGAAGAATCGAAAATCAAACGCACCTTAACTGACTTTATTTTAAAAATCGAGAAGGTATTTGAAATTCAGGATTTAACAGATGAGAGTTTGGTGAAGGAACTCAACCGGTTTGTTTCCGAGGCAAATCTTTATGGTGTCACAGACAATGAGATCAAAAACCTAAAAGTTTCCTCCAAAACTGTGGCGCTTGTTGAACCGCATTTGGACAAACAAAGGGAAAACTATTACCAATACAAAAAATTAAGTTCTGTCATGACAAGACTCATTCGGATCGCCGATTACATTTTGGCAGAAGCCAAAATGGGTGCCGGATAGGGTTTTTATGTCCTAAAAATTCTTTCGGAAAACCCAAGTCCTGCCGAAATCTTTAAGTGTATGTGGTCTTTCCGAACATTTATTCTTTTAGGTATTCTTTTGGTCAGATCCCTTGTTGCCTTTCCGGATCGAGATGCGCGTGGGGAAAGGATTGATAATTTTGTCTCCCTCCAATCCAAAATCAGTCTTTCTTTGACAAAAAGAAGTTACCAATCCGGAGAAAGAGTTCCGCTTACTTTTACCATCACTAATACTGGGAAGGAAGTGGTCCGCATTTTCCCTTCCTTTGATTACAGATATTCCTTTCAAATCATCGTAAAGGATGAAAATGATCGGATTTTGACTCCCATCGAAGATCCTGAATTTCCAGATCCCATTCTCAAACGTAGGACCACTATTGTGAACCTTGTGGGAGATGAAAATAAGGAAGTAAGCCTTCACCGTAATGAATCCTTTTCCAAAACCATTTATTTGGATGAACATTATAGCTTTTTGCCAGACCAAAAGTTTTTTGTGACTGGTTATTTTTATCCCAATTATACAGAAGATAAATCCGCCTTTCTTCGTTCCCAGAATACAGTGGGGTTTTTATTTCAAAACCCAAAAGCCGAGAGAAAAGAAACGGTCACTCGCCAAATCACAGAGAATGGCGGGCTCTCCCCAGAAGAGACAATCTTCTTATTTCTCGGTGCCGAGATGAAAAAACATTGGGAATACCATTTTAAGTGGATCGACTTTTCGGAATATATTTTAGCTTATGATCGTTTCAGCAGTGCTTATACCGAAGCGGGGGTAGGAGAACGAGAAACTATCATTGAGGACTTTAAAGAGTATTTGACGGAGACACCCTCTGGTGTTTTAAAATACTTTAAAGTGATGAATGTGGACTATCCCTCTAAAAGAGATGCAAGGGTCCAGGTCTATGTGGAAAGAATGATGGGTCGGTTCAAAACAAGGTACGAATATATATATACCTTGCGACAAGAAGAAGGAAGCCGTGTTGGATTTTGGCAGATTAAAAACTTACTCGTAAAGGTAAAAAAATGACGGAAATCCTTTCCCAAGACGAAATTGATGCCCTGTTAAACGCCATCTCCTCGGGAGAAGTTTCCGAGGATGAATATTCATCGGTGGGGGAACAGAAGAAAGTCAAAATTTACGACTTCAAACGTCCCGATAAATTTTCAAAAGACCAAATTCGTACACTCCAGATGATGCACGAGACCTTTGCTCGTTTGGCAACCACAGGACTTTCTGCGCAGTTACGGGCCCTGGTTGTGGTGCACGTGGCATCAGTTGACCAGTTAACTTACGAAGAATTCATTCGTTCCATTCCCAATCCTACTACACTTGCGGTGATCAATATGGACCCTCTTCGCGGGTCTGCGATTTTAGAAATTGACCCTTCGATTTCCTTTACCATCATCGATCGTTTGTTTGGTGGTAAGGGGGAATCATCCAAGGTTAACCGCGAACTTTCTGATATCGAGTTATCGGTAATGGAAGGGATTATTGTTAGGATTCTTGGAAACTTACGAGAGTCCTGGTCAACGGTAATTGACCTACGTCCAAGACTTGGTAACATCGAAACTAACCCACAATTCGCACAGGTAGTTCCTCCCAATGACATGGTGGTATTAATTACCCTAGAAACCAAAGTGGGGGAAGTGGAAGGGATGACAAATCTTTGTATTCCTTACATCACCATCGAACCAATCATCAATAAACTTTCTGCCCAGTATTGGTATTCCTCGATTCGTAAAGGGGAAGTCGATGAAAACCGGGCCGTCATCCAAGAGCGTCTCGACCAGGTCAAAATCCCTCTCATTTCCGAAGTGGGAAGTGTAGATATTTCTCTGAATGATCTTATGAACTTACATGTGGGTGATGTGATCAAACTGGAAAACACACCAATTAAAACCGACCTTATGGTAAAAGTTGGAGATCGTAGTAAGTTCAAAGCCACACCAGGCCGCGTAGGAAACCGCCTTGCCATCCAAATTGGGGATAGCATTGAGGACATTCCAGACGAACTTCTCGGTTCCACACGTTCGGAACAAGAATACTAGATTTTCGCTAAACAGAGTTTATGCGAAAGAATCAAACGTTTGAGAATTTTTTTTACCGATTGGGAAAGTTTGATTTATACAAATCTTTCTTTTCGAAGAATGATCGGTATAAATTCTCTTCCATTAGTAGAATTTCCCTGAAGGTTTCTATTCATTTTCCAATATTGACACGTTTTGTCACTCCACTAGCCATTCTTTGTTTCTGTTTCTCAATCATTTCGATTGATGCCAAACCTACTAAATCATTGGCAAAAGAGAAGGGGAAATCCGTAAAGATTCGCCAAACCATTGTTTTGTCCATTGATGGATTTCCTGCTTACTACTGGACTGATCCTAGATACCATTCCTATTTTCCGCATTTAAGCGAACTCTTTTTGAAATTCGGGGTTTTTGAAATTGAAACCATCAATCCTTCGGTTACGTATCCAGCTCACACTTCGATGGTGACAGGAAAAGACCCAGGCGAACATGGAATTTACAACAATACTTTGTCCGATCCTTTTGAAAAAAATGATGGGGGATGGATGTGGTATGCAGAAGACATCTTAGTGCCTACTCTTTGGGATTTGGCAAAAGAAAATCACAAAACGACCGCGAATGTTTTTTGGCCCGTGACAGTGGGTGCCGGGATTGATTGGAACCTTCCCCAATACTGGCGAAAAAAAATCCCAGAAGATGACAAACTCCTTCGAGTGCTTTCCACAAAAAACCTTCATAAAGAAGCAGAACTTGCGGTAGGAACTCCGTTAAACGATGTTTCAAAAGATGAAGTGAAACTGAACACTGCCGCCTGGCTCTTTCAGAAAAAAAAGCCCGACCTGATGTTTGTGTACACCACCGATTTGGATACCAACCACCACGGATTTGGACCTGGGTCTGAAAAAGCGCTTTCGCGGCTTGTGGAAATAGACAAGGCCATTTTTTTATTCCTAAAATCCGTAGGAGCCTTTACTCCCAAAGGGCCGGCCGTTGTCATTGTCTCTGACCACGGATTTCATTCCGCTGAAGCAGTTTGTGCACCAAATGTGCTCCTGAAACAAAAGGGTTATATCAATGACGATACAGGCACGTTCCAGTTAACCTTTAAAAGTTCTGGTGGTTCTGCCATCCTGTTGCCTGGAACCAATGTCAATGTTTCTACCGAAGAAATGAATTTCATTGTTTCAGAAGTTTTAACTGCCTGTCCTGGAGCGGAATGGGTTCCCGTTTCCACCAACGAAAAGTTAGGTGGAGTTACTAACTCCACTACAGAATCCGAAGAAAATCGTATCCTTCCAAAAAAAATACATCCGCAGGCTTTGGGAATGTTTCGTACAAAGGGACCACTATTTTTTAGTGGAACAAGAAAAGGGGAAGTCTATACCAAATCACAATCCAAAATTCATGTACATGGGTATTGGAATCAAAATCCTGAGATGAAAACCATAGGATTTGTGTACGACCCAACGGGGAAAAAACACCAATTTCACTCAGTAAAAGATGTGTTTTTTATCGTAAAAGATATGTTAGGTTTAAAAGAAAGGAAATCCAAAGGGCCCAGTTTTCCCACAAAACCCTAATTCAAAAATGAATTGGTGATTTCGTTAGTTTTTTTTCCAGTGGATACATTCCCCGGGGCACTCATCCATTTCCTTTTGCACTTTTTTTTCGTCTTCATCAGGAATCATGGCATCGTTGATTGAAGTTCCTCCAATATGAGTTTGAGAAACATCATCCTCATCCATCATAAAGTATTTAGGTAAATTATCAGCACATTGGTTGCAAGAAGTACAATTGTCTTTATCTACATAAGCCTTTCTCATGTTACATCCTCTCTCAATTTATAATATAGTATAATGGATACAAAAAATATGGTGACAACGTTTGCCAGAATGATCGGAAAATCAGATTTTAAAATTCCGTAAATAAACCACAAAAGCACTCCTAAAAAAAACATGATGTACATGTTTCTGCTGATATCTCTTGTTTGTTTGGTCATGACCACTCGTAATACTTGCGGAAGAAACGAAACTGTGGTTAAAAAAGCTGCTACGTAGCCAATGAGGTTTTCCATTTAGGCTTTGTACTCTCGTTTCACAATGGTTTTTACACCACCCCTAACATTATAATCTCCTACCACTTTGACATACATGGGATCCACAGCTGAAACAAAGTCTTCGAGGATTTTGTTTACAACGTTTTCATGGAAAATTCCAATATTTCTGTAGGACATCATATATTCTTTCAGTGATTTGAGCTCTACACATTTATCCCTTGGGATATAATCGATATAAATGGTTCCGAAGTCGGGAAGACCGGTTTTGGGGCAAACGGCAGTGAATTCGGGGATGGTGAATTCGATATTGTATTCTTTTCCGGCATAAACATTGGCAAACCATTCGATTTCCGGGGTTTTCCAGGACGGGATATGGTCTTGTTTGTCCTCGTAAGAAGATTCTGATTTTTTTTCCGACATTTGTTTACCCCGACAATTGCAAAATTATTTTGGAATCATCCCATGAAAAGTGATAAAAAAATTGCAGTCGTCGATTTCGGCGGTCAATACGCTCACCTTATTGCATCCCGGATTCGTAGGCTTGGTGCCTATACAGAAATCCTTTCCAATGAAGAACCTCTCTCTGTTTACGCATCCTATGCGGGAATCATTCTTTCGGGTGGCCCAAGCAGTGTGTATGAAAAGGGTGCACCACTTTTACCAGATGGTTTCTTTCAAATTTCTGTTCCAATATTAGGGATCTGTTATGGACACCAACTTTTAATGAAGGCCCTCGGTGGTGAGGTGGTTTCTTCTAATGCAAAAGAATATGGACCTGCCATTTTAGAAATTCAAAATTCAGATTCCTTACTTTCGAAATCCCTTTCCCCTAGAACAAAAGTTTGGATGAGCCACGGGGATGAGGTGGTTCGTATGCCTGATGGATTTCAAATCGTTGCTTCCTCGGATCATTGTCGTTATGCGTTTGTTTCTAATGAGTCTAAAAAACAATTTG
This genomic window from Leptospira bandrabouensis contains:
- a CDS encoding SemiSWEET transporter; protein product: MENLIGYVAAFLTTVSFLPQVLRVVMTKQTRDISRNMYIMFFLGVLLWFIYGILKSDFPIILANVVTIFFVSIILYYKLREDVT
- a CDS encoding alkaline phosphatase family protein; this encodes MRKNQTFENFFYRLGKFDLYKSFFSKNDRYKFSSISRISLKVSIHFPILTRFVTPLAILCFCFSIISIDAKPTKSLAKEKGKSVKIRQTIVLSIDGFPAYYWTDPRYHSYFPHLSELFLKFGVFEIETINPSVTYPAHTSMVTGKDPGEHGIYNNTLSDPFEKNDGGWMWYAEDILVPTLWDLAKENHKTTANVFWPVTVGAGIDWNLPQYWRKKIPEDDKLLRVLSTKNLHKEAELAVGTPLNDVSKDEVKLNTAAWLFQKKKPDLMFVYTTDLDTNHHGFGPGSEKALSRLVEIDKAIFLFLKSVGAFTPKGPAVVIVSDHGFHSAEAVCAPNVLLKQKGYINDDTGTFQLTFKSSGGSAILLPGTNVNVSTEEMNFIVSEVLTACPGAEWVPVSTNEKLGGVTNSTTESEENRILPKKIHPQALGMFRTKGPLFFSGTRKGEVYTKSQSKIHVHGYWNQNPEMKTIGFVYDPTGKKHQFHSVKDVFFIVKDMLGLKERKSKGPSFPTKP
- a CDS encoding ferredoxin, whose product is MRKAYVDKDNCTSCNQCADNLPKYFMMDEDDVSQTHIGGTSINDAMIPDEDEKKVQKEMDECPGECIHWKKN
- a CDS encoding peptidylprolyl isomerase; amino-acid sequence: MNSKLIHKVVFFSILFLFVSQTIQCSEQRFKKITYEPISYSPTKVIVKRQDVTSVKLPEKPAIYAVFNTSVGDLVLELYDTAAPKTVQNFIDLAQGEKEFRTDKGSERRPFYDGLKFHRVIENFMAQGGCPRGDGTGGPGYQTEDEINAKALGLDKLKIKDAPQYQSQLQRAVLAEFKIQSRAEFEEKRTEVEKAYQEAMELPVLEVLHRVGYRYNEVLPSKKALRGSLAMANAGPNTNGSQFFINQVDTPHLDGLHTVFGFLVSGYDVLDRIIEKGNLQTTIRKVVIIDKRQ
- the fliM gene encoding flagellar motor switch protein FliM, with amino-acid sequence MTEILSQDEIDALLNAISSGEVSEDEYSSVGEQKKVKIYDFKRPDKFSKDQIRTLQMMHETFARLATTGLSAQLRALVVVHVASVDQLTYEEFIRSIPNPTTLAVINMDPLRGSAILEIDPSISFTIIDRLFGGKGESSKVNRELSDIELSVMEGIIVRILGNLRESWSTVIDLRPRLGNIETNPQFAQVVPPNDMVVLITLETKVGEVEGMTNLCIPYITIEPIINKLSAQYWYSSIRKGEVDENRAVIQERLDQVKIPLISEVGSVDISLNDLMNLHVGDVIKLENTPIKTDLMVKVGDRSKFKATPGRVGNRLAIQIGDSIEDIPDELLGSTRSEQEY
- the queF gene encoding preQ(1) synthase codes for the protein MSEKKSESSYEDKQDHIPSWKTPEIEWFANVYAGKEYNIEFTIPEFTAVCPKTGLPDFGTIYIDYIPRDKCVELKSLKEYMMSYRNIGIFHENVVNKILEDFVSAVDPMYVKVVGDYNVRGGVKTIVKREYKA